A genome region from Bufo gargarizans isolate SCDJY-AF-19 chromosome 2, ASM1485885v1, whole genome shotgun sequence includes the following:
- the LOC122925465 gene encoding olfactory receptor 1468-like, translating to MRDFGYQHKTNLTVVAEFLLLGFQGSQLLRNFLFLLFLVVFVATICGNLLIITLVSTSQNLHTPMYFFISQLSISDILLPTTIVPNLLHILLNNGGTVSFIGCLTQFYFFDCTEALECFLLAVMSYDRYVAICNPLRYTSIMTNRFCVTSIIISWLMGNGISFIGTITLSKLNFCGSNIIDHLFCDIVPLLDLSCSDTFSVHLVIFVLGAPTVIVPTSIIVVSYTYIVISVLRIPSNAGRQKAFSTCSSHLIVVSIFYGTIFSVYVLPKREQTWVTSKILSLLYTVLTPFINPIIYSLKNKDIKKAVQQTLHKLISRNKH from the exons ATGAGAGATTTCGGCTACCAACATAAG ACAAATCTGACTGTGGTCGCGGAGTTTCTCCTTTTAGGATTTCAAGGCAGCCAACTTTTGAGAAATTTTCTATTTCTTCTGTTCCTTGTTGTTTTTGTTGCCACAATATGTGGGAACCTCCTGATCATCACCCTCGTGTCCACCAGCCAGAATCTTCACACCCCAATGTATTTCTTCATCTCACAACTTTCCATCAGTGACATCCTATTACCCACAACTATTGTCCCCAACCTGCTCCACATCCTACTGAATAATGGAGGAACCGTCAGTTTTATTGGTTGTTTgactcaattttatttttttgattgcacTGAAGCATTAGAGTGTTTTCTTCTCGCTGTGATgtcttatgacagatatgtggccATCTGTAATCCCCTCCGTTACACCTCCATCATGACGAATAGATTTTGTGTTACATCAATCATTATTAGTTGGTTGATGGGTAATGGTATTTCATTCATTGGTACCATAACATTATCAAAACTGAACTTTTGTGGGTCAAATATCATCGACCATTTATTCTGTGACATTGTCCCCTTACTAGACCTGTCCTGTTCTGACACCTTCTCTGTTCACTTGGTGATTTTTGTTTTGGGAGCTCCAACTGTAATAGTCCCAACCTCAATCATTGTAGTGTCTTATACTTACATTGTTATATCAGTCTTAAGGATCCCATCCAATGCTGGTAGacagaaagccttctccacctgtaGCTCCCACCTCATTGTGGTCTCCATTTTTTATGGGACTATATTTAGTGTTTATGTTTTACCTAAGAGAGAACAAACTTGGGTCACTAGTAAGATCCTCtctctgctgtatactgtactTACTCCATTTATTAACCCCATTATATACAGTCTGAAGAATAAAGACATCAAGAAAGCCGTACAGCAAACATTACATAAACTCATATCCCGTAATAAACATTAA